A single region of the Streptomyces virginiae genome encodes:
- a CDS encoding ABC transporter permease produces MTTTAAPPQAPAPTEPPVHKASLRKRLIPYWLLLPGILWLLVFFVLPMIYQASTSVQTGSLEEGFQVTWHFGTYWDAFTEYYPQFLRSLLYAGTATALCLLLGYPLAYLIAFKAGRWRNLLLVLVIAPFFTSFLIRTLAWKTILADGGPVVGVLNSVGFLDVTSWLGMTEGDRVLATPLAVVCGLTYNFLPFMILPLYSSLERIDTRLHEAAGDLYARPATVFRKVTFPLSMPGVVSGTLLTFIPASGDYVNAELLGSTDTRMIGNVIQSQYLRILDYPTAAALSFILMAIVLIMVTIYIRRAGTEDLV; encoded by the coding sequence ATGACGACCACCGCGGCGCCGCCCCAGGCGCCCGCCCCCACCGAGCCCCCGGTGCACAAGGCGTCCCTGCGCAAGCGGCTGATCCCGTACTGGCTGCTGCTCCCCGGCATCCTGTGGCTGCTGGTGTTCTTCGTACTGCCGATGATCTACCAGGCCTCCACCTCGGTGCAGACCGGCTCCCTCGAAGAGGGCTTCCAGGTCACCTGGCACTTCGGGACCTACTGGGACGCCTTCACCGAGTACTACCCGCAGTTCCTGCGCTCCCTGCTCTACGCCGGCACCGCGACCGCGCTGTGTCTGCTGCTCGGGTACCCGCTGGCCTACCTGATCGCCTTCAAGGCGGGCCGCTGGCGCAACCTGCTGCTGGTCCTGGTCATCGCCCCGTTCTTCACCAGCTTCCTGATCCGCACCCTCGCCTGGAAGACGATCCTGGCCGACGGCGGCCCGGTGGTCGGCGTCCTCAACAGCGTCGGCTTCCTCGACGTCACCAGCTGGCTCGGCATGACCGAGGGGGACCGGGTACTGGCCACGCCGCTCGCGGTGGTCTGCGGTCTGACCTACAACTTCCTCCCCTTCATGATCCTGCCGCTGTACTCCTCGCTGGAGCGCATCGACACCCGCCTCCACGAGGCGGCCGGGGACCTGTACGCCCGCCCCGCCACGGTCTTCCGGAAGGTGACCTTCCCGCTCTCGATGCCGGGCGTGGTCTCCGGAACCCTGCTCACCTTCATCCCGGCGAGCGGCGACTACGTGAACGCCGAACTGCTCGGCTCCACGGACACCCGGATGATCGGCAACGTCATCCAGTCGCAGTACCTGCGGATCCTCGACTACCCGACGGCGGCCGCGCTGTCCTTCATTCTCATGGCGATCGTGCTGATCATGGTCACCATCTACATCCGCCGAGCGGGGACGGAGGACCTGGTCTGA